Sequence from the Streptomyces sp. NBC_00358 genome:
TCCACGGCCTTGGCGGCGGGGCGTACGCCGACGGTGTGCTGGGCGAGCAGCGCGAGCGACTGCCGCCAGACACCGTCGTACGTCGGGTCGGCGGAGCCGTACAGGCCCGAGGGGAGCGCCGTCGAGGGCGACGGCGAGGGGGACGAGCCGGCGGCGGACGCGGCCGGTGCGACGACCGCCCCGATCACGGCGGTGGCGGCCAGTACCGCTGCGGTGCGGCGAACAAACATGACTCTCCCTGCGGGGAGCCGGGCAGCACCGGGCACGCTGAGGTATCCGGGCGGCTCCGGCTCCGTATCCCTCGACGGTGCCGGCCGTCGGCGGGCTGCCGAGGGCACGAGCCGGTCACTTCCCGTGCGAGGCGATCCGGCTCACCACCGAAGTGGCTCACGGTTGCGGGTCAGCGCCGGATTTGCACCGGCTTCTCCTCGTACGGATGTGATGACGACGCGCTCACTCTACCGGCCGCCCGGAATCGCCCGGGTGCCGCCTGTGGAGCGGGTGCGGGACCGGTACCCGGGTTCCGTCGGGACCACCGCGGACCCCGTGGCGACGGGGCCGGCATCCGCTAGGTTCGGGGTATGCGAACGGGGAGACTGCTCGGCTCGGGGCGTTCGGCGGACGTCTACGAGATGGACGAGGCGTGGGTGCTGCGGCGGGACCGCGCCGGCTGGGGCGACGCGACGGCCGAGGCGGCGGTGATGCAGCACGTGCGCTCGCACGGCTATCCGGTGCCGCGGGTGCGGGCGGCGACCCGCGGCGATCTGGTCATGGAGCGGCTGTCCGGGCCGACCATGCTGGAGGCCTTCGGCCAGGGCCTGCTCTCCGCGCAGGAGGCGGGCCTCACCCTGGCCCGGCTGCTGCGCAAGCTGCACACCGTGCCCGCCCGGCTGTCCGCCGACCCCGCCGTCCGCGTCCTGCACCTGGATCTGCACCCCGACAACGTGATGCTCACCCCGGACGGGCCGAAGGTCATCGACTGGTCCAACGCCGAGGAGGGTCCGCCCGGCCTCGACTGGGCCATGTCCGCGGTGATCCTCGCCCAGGTCGCCGTCGGCGGCGAGACGATCGGGGGCGTGGCCGAGGAGGTACTGGAGGCGCTGCTCGACGGGAACGAGGACCAGGTGACCGAGGAGGGGCTCGGGGAGGCGGGGCGACGCCGGGCGGTCAATCCGACGATGAGTGTCCAGGAGGTCGAAGTCCTGGGCGAGGCGGACGCGTTGATCCGCGAACTGCTGCGCTGAGGCCGACGCGGCGAGTAGCGCGCCGTCGTGCCGGACGGCGGTGGGCCGTGGCGGGTCACCGCACCCTCGGAGACCTCGGGCACGGCCGTTTCGGCATCCGCTCCCGGCTCGGGGATCAC
This genomic interval carries:
- a CDS encoding phosphotransferase, giving the protein MRTGRLLGSGRSADVYEMDEAWVLRRDRAGWGDATAEAAVMQHVRSHGYPVPRVRAATRGDLVMERLSGPTMLEAFGQGLLSAQEAGLTLARLLRKLHTVPARLSADPAVRVLHLDLHPDNVMLTPDGPKVIDWSNAEEGPPGLDWAMSAVILAQVAVGGETIGGVAEEVLEALLDGNEDQVTEEGLGEAGRRRAVNPTMSVQEVEVLGEADALIRELLR